Proteins found in one Sorghum bicolor cultivar BTx623 chromosome 1, Sorghum_bicolor_NCBIv3, whole genome shotgun sequence genomic segment:
- the LOC8085920 gene encoding PLASMODESMATA CALLOSE-BINDING PROTEIN 1 isoform X2 produces MESHTAFWRWRWTGRAAAALERSGLRLPAPLPVPMLRYTPLHRAGRLHLNQTPLVVASVQARKTHRERESCTRGAAGRTIEYLEPVHRCRRLTATASMADAARLFLLVAVTAALAGRSDAAWCVCRTDLADTALQKTLDYACGGGADCKPILQNGACFAPDTVKAHCSYAVNSFYQRNNQNPQACVFSGTATLSNNDPSGNGCTYPATPSLKTSYYQPNLQLAVTTGVTSGAKVPSMT; encoded by the exons ATGGAAAGCCACACTGCCTTCTGGCGCTGGCGCTGGACCGGGCGGGCAGCGGCTGCGTTGGAGCGGAGTGGACTGCGCCTGCCTGCGCCCCTCCCCGTCCCGATGCTACGGTACACGCCACTTCACAGAGCTGGGCGCCTGCATTTAAACCAAACCCCCCTCGTCGTCGCTTCAGTTCAAGCGAGGAAgacacacagagagagagagagttgtaCAAGGGGCGCCGCCGGCCGCACTATAGAGTAccttgagcctgttcaccgcTGTCGCCGCCTCACAGCCACAGCATCCATGGCCGACGCAGCTCGTCTCTTCCTGCTGGTGGCGGTGACCGCCGCTCTCGCCGGCCGCTCAG ACGCCGCGTGGTGCGTGTGCCGCACGGACCTGGCGGACACCGCGCTGCAGAAGACGCTGGACTacgcgtgcggcggcggcgccgactGCAAGCCCATCCTGCAGAACGGCGCCTGCTTCGCGCCGGACACCGTCAAGGCGCACTGCTCCTACGCCGTCAACAGCTTCTACCAGCGCAACAACCAGAACCCGCAGGCCTGCGTCTTCTCCGGCACCGCCACGCTCTCCAACAACGACCCCA GCGGCAATGGCTGCACGTACCCTGCGACCCCAAG TCTTAAAACCAGCTactatcagccgaatctgcaaTTAGCGGTGACAACAGGTGTAACCTCAGGGGCCAAGGTCCCATCGATGACATGA
- the LOC8085920 gene encoding PLASMODESMATA CALLOSE-BINDING PROTEIN 3 isoform X1 → MLRYTPLHRAGRLHLNQTPLVVASVQARKTHRERESCTRGAAGRTIEYLEPVHRCRRLTATASMADAARLFLLVAVTAALAGRSDAAWCVCRTDLADTALQKTLDYACGGGADCKPILQNGACFAPDTVKAHCSYAVNSFYQRNNQNPQACVFSGTATLSNNDPSGNGCTYPATPSAAATSSPGVYSPPTMGPSALNDNSGAAGVLPTAAGLATRLVILACCSLVALYLGA, encoded by the exons ATGCTACGGTACACGCCACTTCACAGAGCTGGGCGCCTGCATTTAAACCAAACCCCCCTCGTCGTCGCTTCAGTTCAAGCGAGGAAgacacacagagagagagagagttgtaCAAGGGGCGCCGCCGGCCGCACTATAGAGTAccttgagcctgttcaccgcTGTCGCCGCCTCACAGCCACAGCATCCATGGCCGACGCAGCTCGTCTCTTCCTGCTGGTGGCGGTGACCGCCGCTCTCGCCGGCCGCTCAG ACGCCGCGTGGTGCGTGTGCCGCACGGACCTGGCGGACACCGCGCTGCAGAAGACGCTGGACTacgcgtgcggcggcggcgccgactGCAAGCCCATCCTGCAGAACGGCGCCTGCTTCGCGCCGGACACCGTCAAGGCGCACTGCTCCTACGCCGTCAACAGCTTCTACCAGCGCAACAACCAGAACCCGCAGGCCTGCGTCTTCTCCGGCACCGCCACGCTCTCCAACAACGACCCCA GCGGCAATGGCTGCACGTACCCTGCGACCCCAAG CGCCGCCGCGACAAGCTCACCCGGCGTGTACAGCCCTCCCACAATGGGTCCGTCAGCCCTCAACGACAACAGTGGTGCTGCTGGCGTCCTCCCGACGGCCGCCGGACTGGCCACACGGCTGGTGATCCTAGCCTGCTGCTCGCTCGTCGCTCTCTACCTCGGCGCGTGA
- the LOC8085921 gene encoding LRR receptor-like serine/threonine-protein kinase RPK2: MVAARRGTASTYALLLLLLLTAAVSVSSSSGLRRGEDQDRSALLQIKNAFPAVELLQQWSPDSGGPNHCSWPGVTCDSSSRVVALEVLSPSRRSGHGRELAGELPAAVGLLAELKEVSFPLHGLRGEIPGEIWRLEKLEVVNLPGNSLRGVLPSAFPPRLRVLSLASNLLHGEIPSSLSTCEDLERLDLSGNRFTGSVPRALGGLTKLKWLDLSGNLLAGGIPSSLGNCRQLRSLRLFSNSLHGSIPAGIGSLKKLRVLDVSRNRLSGLVPPELGNCSDLSVLILSSQSNSVKSHEFNLFKGGIPESVTALPKLRVLWVPRAGLEGTLPSNWGRCPSLEMVNLGGNLLSGAIPRELGQCSNLKFLNLSSNRLSGLLDKDLCPHCMAVFDVSGNELSGSIPACVNKVCASQLMLDEMSSSYSSLLMSKSLQELPSGFCNSGDCSVVYHNFAKNNLEGHLTSLPFSADRFGNKMTYMFVVDHNKFSGSLDSILLEQCSNFKGLVVSFRDNKISGQLTAELSRKCSAIRALDLAGNQISGMMPDNVGLLGALVKMDMSRNFLEGQIPASFEDLKTLKFLSLAGNNLSGRIPSCLGQLRSLRVLDLSSNSLAGEIPNNLVTLRDITVLLLNNNKLSGNIPDLASSPSLSIFNVSFNDLSGPLPSKVHSLTCDSIRGNPSLQPCGLSTLSSPLVNARALSEGDNNSPPDNTAPDGNGSGGGFSKIEIASITSASAIVAVLLALVILYIYTRKCASRPSRRSLRRREVTVFVDIGAPLTYETVLRASGSFNASNCIGSGGFGATYKAEVAPGKLVAIKRLAIGRFQGIQQFQAEVKTLGRCRHPNLVTLIGYHLSDSEMFLIYNFLPGGNLERFIQERSKRPIDWRMLHKIALDVARALAYLHDNCVPRILHRDVKPSNILLDNDHTAYLSDFGLARLLGNSETHATTGVAGTFGYVAPEYAMTCRVSDKADVYSYGVVLLELISDKKALDPSFSPYGNGFNIVAWACMLLQKGRSREFFIEGLWDVAPHDDLVEILHLGIKCTVESLSSRPTMKQVVRRLKELRPPSY, encoded by the coding sequence ATGGTGGCCGCTCGCCGGGGCACGGCCTCCACCTACGCGCTCCTGCTGCTCTTGCTGCTTACTGCTGCGGTCTCCGTCTCTTCTTCCTCCGGGTTGCGCCGTGGCGAGGACCAGGACAGATCGGCGCTGCTCCAGATCAAGAACGCCTTCCCTGCCGTAGAGCTGCTCCAGCAGTGGTCCCCGGACTCCGGCGGCCCCAACCACTGCTCCTGGCCCGGGGTAACCTGCGATTCGAGCTCCCGGGTCGTCGCTCTGGAGGTGCTCTCTCCTTCACGGCGCTCTGGACACGGCCGGGAGCTTGCCGGCGAGCTGCCTGCGGCGGTTGGGCTCCTCGCCGAGCTGAAAGAGGTCTCCTTTCCGCTCCATGGCCTCCGGGGCGAGATCCCCGGTGAGATCTGGCGGTTGGAGAAGCTCGAGGTGGTCAACCTCCCCGGGAACTCTCTCCGGGGCGTCCTTCCTTCCGCCTTCCCGCCGCGGCTGAGGGTGCTCTCCCTCGCTTCCAACCTGCTTCACGGTGAGATCCCCTCCTCCCTTTCCACCTGCGAAGACTTGGAGAGGTTGGATCTTTCAGGCAACCGGTTCACTGGATCGGTGCCGAGAGCGCTTGGCGGCCTGACCAAGCTGAAGTGGCTTGACTTGTCTGGAAACCTTCTTGCCGGGGGCATCCCCTCTAGTCTGGGGAATTGCAGGCAGCTCCGCTCGCTGCGGTTGTTCTCCAATTCATTACACGGTTCAATTCCAGCAGGGATTGGAAGCCTGAAGAAACTACGGGTATTGGACGTATCTAGAAACAGATTGAGTGGCCTGGTGCCGCCGGAGCTAGGGAATTGCTCAGATTTGTCAGTTCTCATATTGTCTAGCCAGTCCAATTCAGTAAAGTCACATGAGTTCAATCTGTTTAAAGGAGGGATTCCAGAGAGTGTGACAGCTTTGCCAAAACTCAGGGTGCTATGGGTGCCGAGGGCAGGCCTGGAAGGAACTCTCCCGAGCAACTGGGGAAGGTGTCCTAGTTTAGAAATGGTTAATCTGGGGGGGAATTTACTTTCTGGAGCAATTCCAAGGGAGCTAGGACAGTGCAGTAACCTCAAATTTCTCAACCTTAGCTCGAACCGATTATCTGGTTTGCTGGATAAGGATCTCTGTCCGCATTGTATGGCTGTGTTCGATGTTAGTGGAAATGAACTTTCAGGATCAATTCCAGCATGTGTGAATAAAGTCTGTGCATCTCAGCTAATGCTGGATGAAATGTCATCCAGTTATTCTTCACTCCTCATGTCCAAAAGTCTACAAGAACTGCCATCGGGTTTTTGCAACTCTGGGGATTGTTCTGTTGTGTATCATAATTTTGCAAAGAATAATCTCGAAGGTCATCTTACATCCTTGCCGTTCAGTGCTGACAGGTTTGGTAACAAGATGACATACATGTTTGTTGTTGATCACAACAAATTCAGTGGATCGTTGGATTCAATTCTGTTGGAACAGTGTAGCAACTTCAAGGGGCTGGTTGTAAGCTTCCGAGACAACAAGATATCTGGTCAGCTCACAGCAGAGCTTAGCAGAAAATGCAGTGCCATCAGAGCTTTGGATTTAGCTGGCAATCAAATATCAGGAATGATGCCTGATAATGTTGGTTTGTTAGGAGCACTTGTCAAGATGGACATGAGCAGAAACTTTCTGGAGGGTCAAATACCTGCCAGTTTCGAAGACTTGAAGACCTTGAAGTTTCTCTCATTAGCTGGGAACAACCTCAGTGGCAGAATACCATCCTGTTTGGGTCAGTTGAGATCACTGAGGGTTTTAGATCTCTCATCTAATTCTCTTGCAGGTGAGATCCCAAATAACCTTGTGACACTAAGAGACATCACTGTGCTTCTACTCAACAATAATAAGCTCTCTGGAAACATCCCTGATCTTGCCTCTTCACCTTCACTGTCCATATTCAATGTTTCATTCAATGACTTGTCTGGGCCACTGCCTTCAAAAGTTCACTCACTGACATGCGACAGTATTCGTGGAAATCCATCCCTCCAACCTTGTGGACTGTCGACGCTCTCCAGTCCATTAGTGAATGCCCGAGCACTAAGTGAGGGAGACAATAATTCACCACCTGACAATACAGCCCCTGATGGCAATGGTAGCGGTGGCGGATTCAGCAAAATAGAGATTGCCTCCATAACTTCAGCATCAGCAATTGTTGCAGTTCTCCTGGCTCTGGTCATCCTTTATATTTACACACGAAAATGTGCATCAAGACCATCAAGACGTTCTCTAAGGAGAAGGGAAGTCACTGTTTTTGTTGATATCGGTGCTCCCTTGACATATGAGACTGTTTTACGTGCCAGTGGAAGCTTCAATGCAAGTAATTGCATTGGAAGTGGTGGCTTTGGAGCAACGTACAAAGCTGAGGTCGCACCAGGAAAATTGGTGGCAATAAAGAGGCTTGCTATTGGAAGATTCCAAGGCATTCAGCAGTTCCAAGCAGAGGTCAAAACACTTGGGAGGTGTCGCCATCCCAATCTTGTAACACTCATAGGATACCATCTCAGCGATTCAGAGATGTTTCTAATATATAATTTTCTGCCTGGTGGCAATTTGGAAAGGTTCATACAAGAAAGGAgtaagagaccaattgattggagaATGCTTCACAAAATTGCTCTAGATGTTGCGCGTGCACTTGCATATCTCCATGACAATTGTGTCCCACGCATCTTGCACAGGGATGTCAAACCAAGTAACATATTGCTTGACAATGATCACACTGCATACCTTTCTGATTTTGGATTAGCAAGGCTGCTTGGAAATTCAGAAACACATGCAACCACTGGCGTGGCAGGTACTTTTGGGTATGTAGCTCCAGAGTATGCGATGACATGCCGCGTTTCTGATAAGGCGGATGTTTATAGCTATGGAGTTGTACTTCTTGAACTCATTTCAGACAAAAAGGCACTGGATCCTTCTTTCTCTCCTTACGGGAATGGATTCAACATAGTTGCCTGGGCTTGCATGCTTCTACAAAAGGGTCGATCTCGTGAATTCTTTATAGAAGGGCTGTGGGATGTGGCCCCACATGACGACCTTGTTGAGATTCTACACCTGGGCATCAAGTGTACGGTTGAATCTCTTTCTTCTAGACCCACAATGAAGCAAGTTGTTCGGCGACTTAAGGAACTCAGACCACCGTCTTACTAG
- the LOC8085922 gene encoding 60S ribosomal protein L13a-4, protein MVSGSGVCAKRIVVDARHHMLGRLSSIIAKELLNGQKVVVVRCEEICMSGGLVRQKMKYLRFLRKRMNTKPSHGPIHFRAPSKILWRTIRGMIPHKTKRGEAALARLKTYEGVPPPYDKTKRVVIPDALKVLRLQPGHKYCLLGELSKEVGWNYHDTIRELEEKRKEKAKVAYERRKQLAKLRVKAEKTAEEKLGSQLEILAPIKY, encoded by the exons ATGGTTTCCGGCTCCGGCGTGTGCGCGAAGCGCATCGTGGTGGACGCGCGCCACCACATGCTCGGACGCCTGTCGTCGATTATCGCCAAGGAGCTGCTGAATGGGCAGAAGGTGGTCGTCGTCCGCTGCGAGGAGATCTGCATGTCGGGCGGCCTCGTCCGCCAGAAGATGAAGTACCTCCGCTTCCTCCGCAAGAGGATGAACACCAAGCCGTCTCACGGCCCCATTCACTTCCGTGCCCCCAGCAAGATCCTGTGGCGCACCATCCGTGG GATGATTCCGCATAAGACCAAGAGGGGAGAGGCGGCTCTTGCAAGGCTCAAGACCTACGAGGGCGTCCCGCCGCCGTACGACAAGACCAAGCGCGTGGTCATCCCTGACGCTCTTAA GGTTCTGAGGCTGCAGCCTGGGCACAAGTACTGCCTCCTCGGCGAGCTCTCTAAGGAGGTCGGATGGAACTACCATGACACCATCAGG GAGCTTGAGGagaagaggaaggagaaggccaAGGTTGCCTATGAGAGGAGGAAGCAACTGGCCAAGCTGCGTGTCAAGGCTGAGAAGACAGCCGAGGAGAAGCTGGGATCTCAGCTGGAGATTCTTGCCCCGATCAAATACTGA